A portion of the Thunnus albacares chromosome 5, fThuAlb1.1, whole genome shotgun sequence genome contains these proteins:
- the fam131c gene encoding protein FAM131C, with translation MGTCLCKGHKELHHPMTVLQEQTEEGQPSSVKDGQTPSNGNVADKTNRYDIGELATSSLIGLVATIKEHITKPTAMAQGRVAHLIEWKGWGGGGEARGGGGSWSKGGGGWGGMGAELQEDEQFYSQMTDEIKEARFAAGVAEQFALAEAAMNVWSMNDNLEQPSTSLQAQSHFLSQFLLDGGSVGVPQHLYSIHAQTYGDSRVTSLVLPPPADSISQTSNAQLQRDRPFEDRNTVTTEAAVRHVDSSSLSEDDVFYN, from the exons ATGGGTACCTGCCTTTGCAAAGGTCACAAAG AGCTCCACCATCCCATGACAGTACTGCAGGAACAGACTGAGGAGGGTCAGCCATCCTCTGTCAAG GATGGCCAGACTCCTTCCAACGGCAATGTGGCAGACAAAACCAACCGCTACGACATTGGCGAGCTGGCCACCTCCTCTCTGATTG GTCTGGTGGCCACGATAAAGGAGCACATCACCAAGCCAACAGCAATGGCCCAGGGGCGAGTTGCTCACCTGATTGAATGGAAGGGTTGGGGAGGAGGTGGCGAGGCCAGAGGAGGTGGGGGCAGTTGGAGTAAAGGAGGTGGAGGCTGGGGGGGGATGGGGGCCGAGCTGCAGGAGGATGAACAATTTTACTCCCAAATGACGGATGAGATTAAGGAAGCTCGCTTCGCTGCAG GCGTAGCAGAGCAGTTTGCCCTGGCTGAGGCAGCCATGAATGTGTGGTCCATGAATGACAACTTAGAGCAGCCTTCCACCAGCTTGCAAG CACAAAGCCACTTCCTGTCTCAGTTCCTGCTGGATGGTGGAAGCGTCGGAGTTCCCCAGCACCTGTACAGTATCCACGCCCAGACATATGGTGACAGCAGGGTGACCAGCCTGGTCCTCCCACCACCTGCGGACTCCATTTCCCAGACATCCAATGCTCAGCTGCAAAGAGATCGTCCCTTTGAGGACAGAAACACTGTGACTACAGAGGCTGCTGTCCGACATGTAGACAGCAGCTCGCTATCCGAAGATGATGTTTTTTATAACTAG